ATCCAGAGAACAACAGAAGAAGTAATCTCAAGGCACTCTGCCGCGTCTGCCATTTGAACCACGATCGCAAATGGTCAAGTTCAATATGATGCAACGGCGGGAGAGATTGGGGCAGTTGAGACTACTGGCAGAACAGTAAACAGATAAGTGAGAAATTGTTGCTTGGAATCGAAGGGATTGCCAAATATTGAGTGAAAATGAAATGTTATACGGCAGCTTGTCGTCTAACCATAGTCGAGTTTTAGAATATATTGGGCAACGTTGTATCTATCAAGAAGGTTGATTCATGAATTTAAAGCAGTTTATTTCTGAAACACTTATTCAGATAACAGAAGGAATTGAAGAGGCACAAAAATCTCGCAGAACCGAGCAGATCAGAATCAACCCAAAATCTTCTGGAGGTATCAATGTTGTTACACCAACTCTCTATACAGATGAAAATGGTACTAGTGTTTTTCCTGTCACCTTTGATGTTGCGATCAGTGCAGGAGATAGGGATGGAGTAAAAACTCTTGGAATCAATGTTTTGAATGGCGGAGGGAATTGTAAGGATCCTCCTGAAGAATCAAAATCCAGCGTTTCCAGAGTGACATTTACTGTCCCAATTGCTTATCCCCTAAAAAAAGCTGAATAAGCGGAAAAGATCCTGGCTCTACCAAGTTTCTTCGCAGTGCTCCGTCTATACCCGCAGGGTTAGGGGGTGGAGAGGGCGATTAAGGGATCTTATCGGGTGGGGTATTACGAGTTCATGATACTCCTGAGGCGGTTGATATTCAGTTGGGTCTCTATGATTTACTGCTCAAGCAAACTTATCAGCAAGCATTGAAGAAGCTCAGCCTGATTTATCTGCGGACCGGAAGGAAGGTTACCTATCAGGTGACACCTGAACATAGGAAAGAGTCAAAAAGGCTGATCGAGAAACTAGCCGTCAGCTTGCAGAAGGAAAATGAATGGAGACCGCAAGAAGGAGAACAGTGCGATCGCTGTAGCTATCAGCGCTATTGCGCGGAGAAGGCAGAGGTGCCTGAGCCATTGCCGGAAAATGCCAGAAGGCCGAAGGGGATGCAGTTGTTGTTGCCGTTGTAAGGAGCCGTGCAAATGAAATCAATACTAAAATCGTTACTACCAACTCAATGGCAAAAGAGTCAAAAATTTAGTAGTGAACGACCTGATTTCAATGATCCTACGCTTTACTCTGATACAGATCTGCAACATTCTCACTGTCAGGTTGGCCCGAGAGAGGTTGCAGAAGTCCTGAGAAAAATGATATCTGGAGAGAAGAACGCCCAGGCAGTATTTGATACTTTTTTCTTGAGCTGCATATCTGGCGATCTATTTGATTTTACGATTGATGATTACAAGATCAGTTTGTTAATAGATGATCCAGGCACATTCGACTACATCGAATCTGTAACTATTGAAGGCAGGCGAGCTGCCTACGGTGACTGGAAAGTCGATCCTGAATTTCTCTTGAGTGATGAGGAACAGAATCAATTTCAGATGCTCTTGGAAAGCCTCTGATGGATCTCTATACTCAAGAAGCCAGGGATGCGATCGCAGTACCAGAGACTTGGTATCTACCGCCGATGCCACTTGCTGCCTGGGGTTGTCTGGCAGGGATGGTTGCGATCGTTGCACTCTACTATTGGGTGGAGAGGCGATCAGCTTAGTATTCAGAAGATGAATGGAGATCGCAGGAAGGGCAGCAGTGGAAATTATGGCCGCAGACACTTGGAGAGAAAAGCGATGAATATTAAAGCTTCCGATGAGTTTCTAGCCTCAATGAAACACTTTGGTTCTACCACTCAAGAACAGATTGAGCTGAACCAGCTTCTGCTTGACAGAATCAAAGCACGGCAGGAGAAAGAGCTAACGCCCGGACAATTGCAGGAGCGGCGGGAAGAGTATGCGTTATTCGAGGAGAATCGGTCTAGGAACAGGCAAGAGATCTGATAGATGTGATCGCACTTCCTACGGTCACAGCCCGAATAGTGCCAAATGGTGGTGATTCACCCTTCTTATTATTGATAAGCAGTGTAGATCGATAACAAAGATTCAGAAGTAGCGCAGTATTGTCGGAATCAATAATAAGAATCTATTGCAGTGACGGCATTACCACCGTCACTGCGATCGCAATCGCGCCTTACCTAAAACCATGAGCGGTGAGTAGTTACGTTTCTGCATGTAATGGCGGTATGAGTGCCTATCGCTCCAGGCCCAGTCAATTCTTCTACGTTCACATAGTCAGGTTTGCGAAGAAACTTACTAGCAACCCAAGCAACGTCATACGAACTGCTGTTTAGGATTGGATACGAAACCATTGTCCAAGCGATACCACCGCGTTTGATACCGTTCAGTGGATGAGTGACAATCTCTACCCCTTCATTTCTACTAAAAACATACTCAACGGGTCGATCTAGCGGTTGATACTCACCTAACGATGTCACTGCTTTATGTAAATCAGCTCTATCGAAGGTGCGTCCCTGCATAAATGTTGCAGGGTTCTCGTGTTTCAAGGCCCAACGTGCATTGACATCTTCACCCGTGATGCAAGCTTGTCCGTACTTAGGAGGTTCAGCCTTCCCAGGTGCAGCAGATAAAATGATAATAGCTGCTGTGGCAAGTAGTTGATTGATCTTAAAAAGCTTCATTCTCTTTTCCGGTTAGCGTTTTTAGTAACCACAACTTACGTATACTGCGACTACCTATACAGCCGAAATAGAGAAACTACTGAACTGTAGATCTTGTTTGAAGTGCTCTACTCCGTAGCTTCACTGAATAGAGCTGAAGGACTTTGTTGCTTTAATCGCTTAGAAGGCGCTTGAAAAAATTTAAGGGCAAGCTTCTCCCTGAGAGGGAGGCAGATCGGAGACCATCGCATCTCAAAGCAATATAGTTCTGCTCTCGTTAAGTCTCCCAGGGTATCAATAAACAATCCAAGCTAGCCTCAACAGGAGACTAAAGGTGCAATAAGAAGCAATACCACTGGAATCCTCAGAATACCTATGGTACTCTGAGCAGTACATAGATACCAGCACCCTTCGAGTTCATCTATTTTTGAGCTTTTGCGTGGGCAAGCTTTGTATGTCTACTTGTTTGCCAGTGAGGTTTTCGGTCAATGAACACTTAGTATGCAAGTTCAATCTATCCACGAGCTGAAAGAGCTTTCTGAGCTAGAGCGACCGCTCCTCGGTTCCCTTGTACCGGCTGGATTCCCTTCGCCAGCAGACCAATACATTGAGTGTAATCTCGACCTCAACAAACTTGCGATCGCACATCCTTCAGCGACGTTCTTCATGCGAGTTTCGGGCGATTCGATGGTGGAGGCAGGCATCTTCGACCGGGACTATCTGGTTGTCGATCGGGCAGTCGAAGCGACGCATGGTTCTATCGTTATCGCAGAGCTGGGAGGAGAGCTGACGGTCAAGCGCCTATACAAGCAAGGCAGAGTGTTGGAGCTGCGACCAGAGAATAGCCAGTACCAGCCAATTCGGATCCATCGAGAGTCTGAGCTAGAGATCTGGGGGGTCGTCAGGGGTGTTTTCAGGAAAACGGTCTAAACCCTTGCAGCAGATAGCTTTGGTGGACGCCAACAACTTTTACATTTCAGCAGAGCGCGTATTCAATCCGGCCTGGAAACGTAGGCCCCTGGCTTGTTTGAGTAACAATGATGGCTGTCTTGTGAGTCGATCTAATGAAGTTAAAGACGCTGGTATTCCTATGGGTGCCCCTTATTTCAAAGTTCGTGCTCAGCTAGAGGATATCAATGCGGTGATTGTCTCCAGCAATTACACGCTTTACGGGAATATGTCAGCACGGGTAATGGAGGTTCTAGGGCAATTCACCCCCGACGTAGAGGTCTATTCGATTGACGAGGCATGGCTTGATCTCTCTGGATTTTGCCATCTCTCGCTCGATGCCTATGCCCGCGAGATTGCGGCAACAACCTACAGACATACCGGCATCCCCGTCAGTATTGGTATCGCACCTACAAAAGTGCTGGCTAAAATCGCCAACCGCATTTGTAAGCAGCGGAAGATTCCGGGACAGGTCTTCAATCTAGGCAGCGCAGACTCTCTCGATGATGTCCTTGCTTCCATTGAGGTGCAGGATATTTGGGGCATAGGACGGCGCTTGTCGAAGAAGCTCCAGGCCACTGGCATCCACACTGCTAAAGACTTACGAGATGCCGATCCTGACTCTATGCGAAGGCAATACAGCGTAGTGATGCAGCGCCTAATTCTAGAG
This is a stretch of genomic DNA from Acaryochloris thomasi RCC1774. It encodes these proteins:
- a CDS encoding Y-family DNA polymerase; its protein translation is MQQIALVDANNFYISAERVFNPAWKRRPLACLSNNDGCLVSRSNEVKDAGIPMGAPYFKVRAQLEDINAVIVSSNYTLYGNMSARVMEVLGQFTPDVEVYSIDEAWLDLSGFCHLSLDAYAREIAATTYRHTGIPVSIGIAPTKVLAKIANRICKQRKIPGQVFNLGSADSLDDVLASIEVQDIWGIGRRLSKKLQATGIHTAKDLRDADPDSMRRQYSVVMQRLILELRGVPCIGLEDIQPKKQIISSRSFGQRVEELEPLLQSVAMHATKAGEKLRSQGSACSAIQVSIRTGRHNPDEEYYSQSALARFPIPTADTRKLINAAGQALRRIYRKGRRYAKAGVMLLDISQANAMQGHLFQERDSEKAIALMSAIDQLNRIYGRRAVFFASEGCSKQWAMKRERMTQAFTTRWEDVPVVR
- a CDS encoding DUF7693 family protein, producing the protein MKSILKSLLPTQWQKSQKFSSERPDFNDPTLYSDTDLQHSHCQVGPREVAEVLRKMISGEKNAQAVFDTFFLSCISGDLFDFTIDDYKISLLIDDPGTFDYIESVTIEGRRAAYGDWKVDPEFLLSDEEQNQFQMLLESL
- a CDS encoding PD-(D/E)XK nuclease family protein; its protein translation is MLSGGVLRVHDTPEAVDIQLGLYDLLLKQTYQQALKKLSLIYLRTGRKVTYQVTPEHRKESKRLIEKLAVSLQKENEWRPQEGEQCDRCSYQRYCAEKAEVPEPLPENARRPKGMQLLLPL
- a CDS encoding LexA family protein; the protein is MQVQSIHELKELSELERPLLGSLVPAGFPSPADQYIECNLDLNKLAIAHPSATFFMRVSGDSMVEAGIFDRDYLVVDRAVEATHGSIVIAELGGELTVKRLYKQGRVLELRPENSQYQPIRIHRESELEIWGVVRGVFRKTV